A genomic window from Periophthalmus magnuspinnatus isolate fPerMag1 chromosome 16, fPerMag1.2.pri, whole genome shotgun sequence includes:
- the fxyd3 gene encoding phospholemman: MLKMITLVLMTIVSLVFAEEEKAHPEDAAFTFDYHELRVGGLILAAVLCLIGITILLSGHCRCKFNQNNRRRTGSNAQQMLNDQGRACEC, translated from the exons atgttgaaaatgatcaCATTGGTGTTGATGACAA TTGTGTCACTTGTCTttgcagaagaagaaaaag CCCATCCTGAAGATGCGGCATTCACATTTG ACTATCACGAGCTGCGTGTTGGAGGTCTGATCCTTGCTGCTGTGCTTTGTCTCATTGGCATCACTATTCTGCTCA GTGGTCACTGTAGGTGCAAGTTCAATCAGAACAACAG AAGGAGGACAGGAAGCAATGCACAGCAGATGCTCAATGACCAAG